The proteins below are encoded in one region of Triticum aestivum cultivar Chinese Spring chromosome 1B, IWGSC CS RefSeq v2.1, whole genome shotgun sequence:
- the LOC123137913 gene encoding probable sugar phosphate/phosphate translocator At2g25520 — MAGTGGLSESVMRKVLLSYCYVAVWIFLSFAVIVYNKYILDPKMYNWPFPISLTMVHMSFCSSLAVGLVRVLRVVEPPSSPPMTPQLYTSSVVPIGALYAMSLWFSNSAYIYLSVSFIQMLKALMPVAVYSIGVLFKKETFRSSSMLNMLSISFGVAIAAYGEARFDLRGVALQLAAVAFEATRLVLIQILLTSKGISLNPITSLYYVAPCCLCFLLVPWIFVELPRLRAVGTFQPDFFIFGTNSLCAFALNLAVFLLVGKTSALTMNVAGVVKDWLLIAFSWSVIRDTVTPINLFGYGIAFLGVGYYNHIKLQALKAKEAQKKSAQADEEAGSLLQERDSHSDRKSENQA; from the coding sequence cggcggCTTGTCGGAGTCGGTGATGCGGAAGGTGCTGCTGTCCTACTGCTACGTGGCGGTGTGGATCTTCCTCTCCTTCGCCGTCATCGTCTACAACAAGTACATCCTCGACCCCAAGATGTACAACTGGCCCTTCCCCATCTCGCTCACCATGGTGCACATGAGCTTCTGCTCCTCGCTCGCCGTGGGGCTCGTCCGCGTCCTGCGGGTCGTTGAGCCGCCCTCCTCCCCGCCCATGACGCCGCAGCTCTACACCTCCTCCGTCGTGCCCATCGGCGCGCTCTACGCCATGTCGCTCTGGTTCTCCAACTCGGCATACATCTACCTCTCCGTCTCCTTCATCCAGATGCTCAAGGCGCTCATGCCCGTCGCCGTCTACTCCATCGGCGTCCTCTTCAAGAAGGAGACCTTCAGGTCATCCTCCATGCTCAACATGCTCTCCATCTCCTTCGGCGTCGCCATCGCCGCCTACGGCGAGGCCAGGTTCGACCTCCGTGGCGTCGCGCTCCagctcgccgccgtcgccttcgAGGCCACCCGCCTCGTGCTCATCCAGATCCTGCTCACCTCCAAGGGCATCTCGCTCAACCCCATCACCTCGCTCTACTACGTCGCGCCCTGCTGCCTCTGCTTCCTGCTCGTGCCCTGGATCTTCGTCGAGCTGCCCAGGCTGCGCGCCGTCGGCACCTTCCAGCCCGACTTCTTCATCTTCGGCACAAACTCGCTCTGCGCCTTTGCGCTCAACCTTGCGGTGTTCCTGCTCGTTGGCAAGACCTCCGCGCTCACCATGAATGTTGCGGGAGTGGTCAAGGACTGGCTGTTGATTGCCTTCTCCTGGTCCGTGATCCGGGACACGGTCACCCCCATCAACCTCTTCGGCTACGGCATCGCCTTCTTAGGGGTTGGCTACTACAACCATATCAAGCTGCAGGCGCTCAAGGCCAAGGAGGCGCAGAAGAAGTCCGCGCAGGCCGACGAGGAGGCCGGCTCCCTGTTGCAGGAGCGCGATAGCCACAGTGATCGCAAGAGCGAGAACCAGGCATAG